A genome region from Bacillaceae bacterium IKA-2 includes the following:
- the glgA gene encoding glycogen synthase GlgA: MKVLFIATECTPFIKTGGLADVIGALPQELLKQDVDVRVVLPKYEDISSEYKDEMTLIYKGFAQVGWRSQYVGVEKLVKNEITFYFIDNEYYFKRVGLYGYYDDGERFAYFNRAVLEMLPHIDFQPDVLHCHDWQTSLIPLFLKTHYRDHPFYQDVKTIFTVHNLKYQGIFPKEVLSDLLSLGDENFTTDSIEFYGCVNFLKSALNHADLITTVSETYAKEIQNPYYGEQLNGLLQKRTIDLIGIVNGLDYHQYDSMNDENLTFPYRSSQVKKHKNKLELQKQLGLPETKETPMIAIITRFVEQKGVDLVANILDELMKEDVQLVVLGTGDAEYERFFRYAQARYPDKISTHITFNEGFARRIYAASDIFLMPSRFEPCGIGQLIALRYASAPIVRETGGLVDTVTPFDEETLQGNGFSFANYNAHDMLFTIKRAISTYKDPLLWKSLQKNMIRSDNSWTKSARSYTDLYGVLTRGDE, from the coding sequence ATGAAGGTCCTATTCATTGCCACAGAATGTACTCCGTTTATTAAAACTGGAGGTCTTGCCGATGTTATTGGTGCTTTGCCTCAGGAGTTACTTAAACAAGACGTCGATGTTCGAGTGGTTCTACCGAAATATGAAGATATCTCATCGGAATACAAAGATGAGATGACCTTAATCTACAAGGGGTTTGCACAAGTAGGTTGGCGAAGTCAATATGTCGGTGTTGAAAAACTAGTAAAAAATGAGATTACTTTTTACTTTATCGACAATGAGTATTATTTTAAACGAGTAGGGCTTTACGGATATTATGATGATGGGGAGCGTTTCGCTTATTTTAACCGAGCGGTTCTCGAAATGTTGCCACATATTGATTTTCAACCTGATGTGTTGCATTGCCATGATTGGCAAACATCACTGATCCCATTATTTTTGAAAACACATTATCGTGATCATCCATTTTATCAAGATGTGAAAACTATTTTTACAGTCCATAACTTAAAATATCAAGGAATTTTTCCGAAAGAAGTATTGTCTGATCTGCTCTCGTTAGGCGACGAGAATTTTACAACAGATAGTATCGAGTTTTATGGCTGCGTCAACTTTTTGAAAAGTGCTCTTAATCATGCTGACCTTATTACGACTGTCAGTGAAACGTATGCAAAAGAAATTCAAAACCCTTATTACGGAGAACAATTAAATGGACTGCTGCAGAAGCGTACGATTGATCTAATTGGGATTGTCAATGGACTTGACTATCATCAATATGATTCAATGAATGATGAGAATCTAACTTTTCCTTATCGGAGTTCTCAGGTGAAAAAGCATAAAAATAAACTTGAGTTACAAAAGCAACTGGGATTACCAGAAACAAAAGAAACACCGATGATCGCAATTATTACCCGCTTTGTAGAGCAAAAGGGGGTTGATCTTGTTGCTAATATATTAGATGAACTCATGAAAGAAGATGTTCAGCTCGTTGTTTTAGGTACTGGTGATGCCGAGTATGAAAGATTTTTTAGATATGCTCAAGCTCGTTATCCAGATAAGATTTCTACTCATATTACATTTAACGAAGGATTTGCACGAAGAATTTACGCGGCAAGTGACATTTTTCTGATGCCATCTCGTTTTGAGCCGTGTGGAATTGGGCAGCTAATAGCACTTCGTTATGCTAGTGCCCCAATTGTCCGCGAAACAGGGGGGCTTGTAGATACAGTAACACCTTTTGATGAAGAAACATTACAAGGAAATGGCTTTAGCTTTGCCAATTATAACGCTCATGATATGCTGTTTACGATTAAGCGTGCGATATCAACTTATAAGGACCCGCTACTTTGGAAATCTCTACAAAAAAATATGATAAGGTCTGATAATAGTTGGACAAAGTCTGCAAGATCATACACTGATCTTTATGGTGTATTAACAAGAGGGGATGAATAA
- the glgB gene encoding 1,4-alpha-glucan branching protein GlgB: MTIAKLSEHDLYLFHQGNLFHSYNSMGAHVTKVNGEKGVRFTVWAPNARQVNVVGNFNNWHGQHHSMSKVTDNGIWTTFIAGLNEGDLYKYEIESPSGTVLQKSDPYAFYSEVRPNKASKVINLTSFEWSDADWQEKKTTKNIIEEPLLIYEVHLGSWKKDEKGEFYNYRQLAVELVDYVIDKGFTHIEILPILEHPFDGSWGYQLTGYFSVTSRYGSPEDFKYFVDYCHQKGIGVILDWVPGHFCKDDNGLRLFDGEPVFEYKDEQKAEKKQWGTLTFDFGRPEVISFLISNAIFWLDVYHIDGLRVDAVSSMIYYNHGKGDEEPIVYNQFGGDENLEAIALLRKLNETIFHYFPDALMIAEEATSWPNVSQPTYLGGLGFNFKWNMGWMNDMLKYMELDPIHRKFQHQLITFSFMYAFSEKYILPLSHDEVVHGKKSLLNKMPGDYWQKFANLRVFYGFMAAHPGKKLLFMGGEFGQFDEWKDLEDLDWELLDYEMHQKLSEYVKKLNYFYRKEPSFWQLDHDPEGFQWIDPNNYEQSIISFIRKGNDEQEKLIIICNFTPVVYHNYKIGVPFLCEYVEEFNSDCLEFGGSGQSNAGNILAIDENWHSQPYSISITVPPLSFVVFRPKNIPIAKKIRGGKQDETKKRVCRNAPSGGRRKKTRPSDKEPS, from the coding sequence ATGACTATTGCAAAGCTAAGCGAGCATGACCTTTATTTATTTCATCAAGGAAACTTATTTCATAGTTATAACAGCATGGGGGCACACGTTACAAAAGTAAATGGTGAAAAAGGTGTTCGTTTTACTGTTTGGGCGCCAAATGCTAGACAAGTAAATGTAGTTGGGAATTTTAACAATTGGCATGGTCAACATCACTCCATGAGTAAGGTTACTGATAATGGAATTTGGACAACGTTTATTGCAGGTCTAAACGAAGGGGATTTGTATAAGTATGAAATAGAAAGTCCTTCTGGAACTGTTTTGCAAAAATCAGATCCTTATGCTTTTTACTCCGAAGTTAGGCCAAATAAAGCCTCCAAGGTCATTAACCTTACTAGTTTTGAGTGGAGCGATGCAGATTGGCAAGAAAAAAAAACAACAAAAAATATTATTGAAGAACCACTGCTTATTTATGAAGTTCACCTTGGTTCATGGAAAAAAGATGAAAAAGGGGAATTTTATAATTATCGCCAATTAGCTGTTGAGCTCGTTGATTACGTAATTGATAAGGGCTTTACCCATATTGAGATTCTTCCTATCTTGGAGCATCCATTTGATGGATCGTGGGGCTACCAACTGACGGGCTACTTTTCTGTAACAAGTCGATATGGATCACCAGAAGACTTTAAGTACTTTGTTGATTATTGTCATCAAAAAGGAATTGGCGTCATTCTTGATTGGGTTCCTGGTCATTTTTGTAAAGATGATAATGGCTTGCGGCTTTTCGATGGTGAACCAGTGTTTGAATACAAAGACGAACAAAAAGCAGAAAAAAAACAGTGGGGTACATTAACCTTTGATTTCGGAAGACCTGAAGTTATTTCATTCCTTATTTCAAATGCGATTTTTTGGCTTGATGTCTACCATATTGATGGACTCCGCGTTGATGCTGTTTCTAGCATGATTTATTATAATCATGGTAAAGGCGACGAAGAGCCAATCGTCTATAATCAGTTTGGTGGCGATGAGAATTTAGAAGCAATTGCGTTACTGCGAAAATTAAACGAAACAATTTTTCACTACTTTCCTGATGCATTAATGATTGCTGAAGAAGCAACATCATGGCCAAATGTTAGTCAACCTACTTATCTTGGTGGTTTGGGGTTTAATTTTAAATGGAATATGGGTTGGATGAACGACATGCTTAAATATATGGAATTGGATCCAATTCATCGAAAATTTCAGCACCAACTAATTACATTTTCATTTATGTATGCTTTTTCTGAAAAGTATATTTTGCCTTTATCCCATGATGAAGTTGTTCACGGGAAAAAATCACTATTAAATAAAATGCCAGGTGATTACTGGCAGAAGTTTGCTAATTTACGCGTTTTTTATGGGTTTATGGCTGCGCATCCTGGAAAAAAATTGCTGTTTATGGGTGGAGAGTTTGGACAATTTGATGAATGGAAAGATCTTGAAGATCTTGATTGGGAACTTCTTGATTATGAGATGCATCAGAAGTTATCTGAATACGTAAAGAAACTCAATTATTTTTATCGTAAAGAACCATCATTTTGGCAGTTAGATCATGATCCTGAGGGCTTTCAATGGATTGATCCAAATAATTATGAGCAAAGTATTATTTCTTTTATCCGAAAAGGTAATGACGAACAAGAGAAATTAATCATTATTTGTAATTTTACACCTGTTGTTTATCATAACTATAAAATTGGTGTTCCTTTTCTATGTGAATACGTTGAGGAGTTTAATAGTGATTGTTTGGAGTTTGGTGGGTCTGGACAAAGCAATGCAGGCAATATACTAGCGATCGACGAAAATTGGCATAGTCAACCTTACTCGATTAGCATTACAGTTCCACCACTATCATTTGTAGTGTTTCGCCCAAAAAATATTCCAATCGCAAAAAAAATTAGAGGGGGTAAGCAGGATGAAACGAAAAAAAGAGTGTGTCGCAATGCTCCTAGCGGGGGGAGAAGGAAAAAGACTAGGCCTTCTGACAAAGAACCTAGCTAA
- a CDS encoding gamma carbonic anhydrase family protein yields the protein MIYSYKGKHPKIADTAFIADYVTITGDVQIGEYSSIWFNTVIRGDVSPTIIGDRVNVQDNCTLHQSPQYPLILEDDVTIGHQVLLHSSLIRKGALIGMGSIILDGAEIGEGAFIGAGSLVSQGKKIPANSLAFGRPAKVVRQLNEADLEDMARVRNGYVEKGQYYKKSASASVASTNVGDLP from the coding sequence ATGATCTATTCTTATAAGGGAAAGCATCCTAAAATTGCTGATACAGCATTCATTGCTGATTACGTTACGATAACTGGTGATGTACAAATTGGCGAATACTCAAGCATTTGGTTTAATACTGTCATTCGTGGTGATGTTTCACCAACCATTATCGGTGATCGTGTTAATGTACAAGATAACTGTACGCTTCATCAAAGTCCACAATATCCGCTCATTTTAGAAGATGATGTTACGATTGGTCATCAAGTTTTGTTACATAGTAGTTTGATTCGAAAAGGCGCACTAATCGGGATGGGCTCAATTATTCTTGACGGAGCAGAAATTGGCGAAGGTGCCTTTATTGGTGCCGGTAGCCTGGTTTCCCAAGGTAAAAAAATCCCCGCAAACAGCTTAGCTTTTGGACGCCCCGCAAAAGTAGTTCGTCAATTAAATGAAGCAGACCTTGAAGATATGGCCCGCGTCCGCAACGGATACGTAGAAAAAGGCCAATATTACAAGAAAAGTGCAAGCGCCTCGGTAGCTTCGACAAATGTTGGAGACTTACCATAA
- a CDS encoding glycogen/starch/alpha-glucan phosphorylase: MSADKSMREENETKKISVFADKDIFKKAFIETLERNSTKAIEDATPIDLYHTLGAMVRKYVSKNWMATNKQYIQSGEKQVYYFSMEFLMGRLLQSNLLNLKILNTVKDGLSELEIDVDTIAEEEHDAGLGNGGLGRLAACFLDSLASLELPGHGCGIRYKYGLFEQKLVDGYQVELPDYWLKEDYVWEVRRSDRAVHVRFGGYVDVEEINGEFTFEHKNYENVLAVPYDVPVVGYENKTVNTLGLWSAEPVMNERDIHTSNRENYYNYLHYKRSIESISEFLYPDDSHFEGKKLRLKQQYFLVSAGLQSILRGYKENQKIDFRDLPDYAVFHINDTHPALIVPELMRILIDEEGFSWDVAWEITTKSCAYTNHTTLVEALEKWPVSLFQELLPRIFMIVEEINERFCRELWEESPEKSERISDLAVIADDQVRMAHLAIVGSFSVNGVAKLHTEILKKREMLNFYTIYPEKFNNKTNGITHRRWLMNANPKLTSYITEAIGTRWIKQPRDLIGLLKMSTDASFQEKVAEVKLENKLALASFIKDQTGIIVDEHSIFDVQVKRLHAYKRQLLNIFHVMELYNQLRENPNLDMVSRTFIFGAKAAPSYFFAKKIIKLINTVANVVNNDPYIQGKLKVVFLENYSVSMAEKIIPAADVSEQISTASKEASGTGNMKFMMNGALTIGTLDGANVEISDMVGRENIFIFGLTSEEVLNYYTHGGYVARSIYNNDHRIRAVLDQLMDGFFGNDKVEFKDIYYQILSNNDEYFVLKDFDGYVEAHQKVDLTYRNQAEWTKKSIINIAHSGKFSSDRTIGEYASDIWGIRPFKVR; encoded by the coding sequence ATGTCAGCCGATAAAAGTATGAGAGAAGAAAATGAAACAAAAAAAATTAGTGTTTTTGCTGATAAAGATATCTTTAAAAAAGCATTCATCGAAACTCTTGAACGTAATAGTACGAAAGCAATTGAAGATGCCACGCCAATTGACTTATATCATACATTAGGAGCAATGGTTCGGAAATATGTTAGCAAAAATTGGATGGCTACCAATAAGCAATATATACAAAGCGGTGAGAAACAAGTTTATTATTTTTCGATGGAATTTTTAATGGGACGATTACTTCAATCCAACTTGCTTAATTTAAAAATATTAAATACAGTGAAAGATGGCTTAAGCGAACTTGAAATTGATGTCGATACCATTGCTGAAGAAGAGCATGATGCTGGTCTAGGAAATGGGGGCTTAGGTCGCCTAGCTGCTTGTTTTCTAGATTCTCTAGCTTCGCTAGAGTTACCAGGTCATGGCTGTGGCATTCGATATAAATACGGTCTTTTTGAACAAAAGCTCGTTGATGGTTACCAAGTTGAATTACCAGATTATTGGTTGAAAGAAGATTATGTCTGGGAAGTTCGCCGTTCTGACCGTGCTGTCCATGTTCGCTTTGGTGGTTACGTTGATGTGGAAGAAATTAATGGTGAGTTTACTTTCGAACATAAAAATTATGAGAATGTCTTGGCAGTGCCTTACGATGTACCTGTTGTCGGTTATGAAAATAAAACGGTCAATACGTTAGGTTTATGGAGTGCTGAACCTGTTATGAACGAAAGAGACATTCATACTTCTAATCGGGAAAATTACTATAATTACTTACATTATAAACGATCGATTGAATCAATATCTGAATTTTTATACCCAGATGATTCACATTTTGAAGGAAAAAAACTCCGTTTAAAACAACAGTATTTTCTTGTGTCAGCTGGTTTGCAAAGTATTCTAAGAGGATACAAGGAAAATCAAAAAATTGATTTTCGAGATTTACCTGATTATGCGGTATTCCACATTAATGATACTCATCCTGCTCTTATCGTCCCAGAGTTGATGCGAATTTTGATCGATGAGGAAGGATTTAGTTGGGACGTGGCTTGGGAGATTACGACGAAATCTTGTGCTTATACAAATCACACAACTCTTGTGGAGGCATTAGAAAAATGGCCGGTTAGTTTATTCCAAGAGCTTTTACCAAGAATATTTATGATTGTTGAAGAAATCAATGAGCGGTTTTGCCGCGAACTATGGGAAGAATCTCCAGAAAAGAGCGAACGGATCAGCGACTTAGCAGTAATTGCTGATGATCAAGTTCGTATGGCCCATTTAGCGATTGTAGGCAGCTTTAGTGTCAATGGTGTCGCAAAGCTTCATACAGAAATATTAAAAAAGCGTGAGATGCTGAACTTTTATACGATTTATCCTGAGAAATTTAATAATAAAACAAATGGGATTACGCATCGCCGTTGGCTTATGAATGCGAATCCAAAGTTGACCTCTTATATTACTGAAGCAATTGGAACTAGGTGGATCAAACAGCCCCGCGATTTAATCGGCTTATTAAAAATGTCCACTGACGCTAGCTTTCAAGAAAAAGTTGCCGAAGTGAAACTAGAAAATAAACTAGCTTTGGCAAGCTTTATAAAAGATCAAACAGGTATTATTGTCGACGAACACTCAATTTTTGATGTACAGGTAAAACGTCTTCATGCTTATAAACGTCAATTGTTGAATATTTTTCATGTTATGGAACTGTATAACCAGCTTCGGGAAAACCCTAATCTAGACATGGTATCCCGTACATTTATTTTTGGAGCAAAAGCTGCGCCAAGCTACTTCTTTGCCAAAAAAATTATTAAGCTCATTAATACGGTTGCGAATGTTGTTAACAATGATCCGTATATTCAAGGGAAGTTGAAAGTTGTTTTCCTAGAGAATTACAGTGTTTCAATGGCAGAAAAAATTATTCCAGCAGCAGATGTTAGTGAGCAAATATCTACTGCAAGTAAAGAAGCATCTGGGACAGGAAATATGAAGTTTATGATGAACGGAGCTTTAACAATAGGGACGCTAGATGGAGCGAATGTGGAAATATCTGATATGGTTGGTAGAGAAAACATTTTTATTTTCGGGTTAACTTCCGAGGAAGTGTTAAATTACTATACTCATGGAGGCTACGTTGCAAGGAGTATTTATAATAATGACCACCGCATCCGTGCCGTACTTGATCAATTAATGGATGGGTTTTTCGGCAATGATAAAGTCGAGTTTAAAGATATTTACTACCAAATCCTTTCAAATAATGATGAATACTTCGTTTTAAAGGATTTTGACGGGTACGTAGAAGCACATCAAAAAGTTGATCTTACCTACCGAAATCAAGCTGAATGGACGAAAAAATCGATTATTAATATTGCTCATTCCGGGAAGTTTTCAAGTGACCGAACAATTGGTGAGTATGCTTCGGATATTTGGGGAATTCGACCGTTTAAGGTGAGATGA
- the glgD gene encoding glucose-1-phosphate adenylyltransferase subunit GlgD, whose protein sequence is MEVMGVINLDNEQDFLNELTYFRCGAAVPFGGRYRLIDFVISNMTNAGFIDIAVFTRKKYRSLMDHLGKGKAWDLDMKYGGLFILPPDWNDPTDISKGDLQHFHNNLDYFRRGSAEYVLISGSQHVCNINYQEVYEQHLEAGSDITLIYKKVDVLEPEHKQCQKLEVSIDGSVQEVTNEEYNNNVYMNMYLISKSLLLQLIEHGIAHGATNFYNDIIKSQIGKMNVGAFEYKGAHAVINSIQSYYKNNLKLLEPNFYRQLFFSEQTIFTKVKNEPPARYTQRSNVSNSLVANGCIIEGTVENSILFRGVVVHKGAVVKNSIIMQRCEIHEDAILENTILDKDVTLTAGKRLIGNEQLPFVIPKQKVI, encoded by the coding sequence ATGGAAGTTATGGGAGTTATTAATTTAGATAACGAGCAAGATTTCTTAAATGAATTAACATATTTTCGCTGTGGTGCCGCTGTTCCGTTCGGTGGAAGATATAGACTTATTGATTTTGTTATCTCTAATATGACTAATGCTGGGTTTATTGATATTGCTGTTTTTACGAGAAAAAAATATCGTTCACTGATGGACCACCTCGGTAAAGGGAAAGCATGGGATTTAGATATGAAATATGGCGGATTATTTATTTTACCACCAGATTGGAATGACCCTACTGACATTTCTAAAGGAGACTTACAGCATTTTCATAACAATTTAGACTATTTTCGTCGTGGCAGTGCAGAGTATGTTCTAATTTCTGGTAGTCAGCACGTTTGTAACATTAATTACCAAGAAGTATATGAACAACATTTAGAGGCGGGTTCAGATATAACCCTTATTTATAAAAAGGTTGACGTTTTAGAACCTGAGCATAAACAATGCCAAAAGCTTGAAGTATCCATTGATGGTAGCGTTCAAGAGGTTACTAATGAGGAATATAATAACAATGTGTACATGAATATGTACCTTATTAGTAAAAGCCTACTTCTGCAACTTATTGAGCATGGTATTGCCCACGGGGCGACCAATTTCTATAATGATATTATTAAAAGTCAAATTGGCAAAATGAACGTCGGTGCTTTTGAGTATAAAGGTGCCCACGCAGTCATTAATTCGATACAAAGCTATTATAAAAATAATTTAAAGCTTCTAGAGCCTAATTTTTATCGGCAATTATTTTTTAGCGAACAGACAATTTTCACAAAAGTAAAAAATGAACCACCCGCTAGATACACCCAAAGATCTAATGTTTCAAATTCATTAGTGGCCAATGGTTGTATTATTGAAGGAACGGTAGAGAATAGTATTTTGTTCCGAGGAGTCGTGGTCCATAAAGGGGCAGTCGTAAAAAACTCGATTATTATGCAACGTTGTGAAATTCACGAAGATGCTATCTTAGAAAATACGATTCTTGATAAAGATGTTACTTTAACCGCTGGCAAACGCTTAATAGGAAATGAACAATTGCCGTTTGTCATTCCAAAGCAGAAAGTTATCTAA
- a CDS encoding glucose-1-phosphate adenylyltransferase: protein MKRKKECVAMLLAGGEGKRLGLLTKNLAKPAVYFGGKYRIIDFPLSNCTNSGIDTVGVLTQYQPLVLNSYLGIGSPWSLDRRSGGVSVLPPFQAQGGGDWFKGTADAIYQNINFIEQYTPNYVLILSGDHIYKMNYAKMLKHHKETNADVTVSVIEVPWEEASRFGILNTDEDLRIHTFDEKPKNPKSNLASMGIYIFNWELLKSYLNEDAVNSTSSHDFGKNVLPEMLKDEKRLFAYQFQDYWKDVGTIESLWEANMDLLAEVPQFNLNDSDWRIYSVNPNQPPQFISREATVSQALINEGCVVEGNVDHSILFYGVHVGKNSVVKDSVIMPNVKIGKNVVIEKAIISENTVIEDGAIIRAGADQESKIVLIGESSHITANESVSTEI, encoded by the coding sequence ATGAAACGAAAAAAAGAGTGTGTCGCAATGCTCCTAGCGGGGGGAGAAGGAAAAAGACTAGGCCTTCTGACAAAGAACCTAGCTAAGCCAGCAGTTTATTTTGGTGGTAAGTATCGAATTATTGATTTCCCATTAAGTAACTGCACTAATTCAGGTATAGATACTGTTGGTGTCCTAACTCAATACCAACCTTTAGTCCTAAACAGCTATCTAGGTATTGGTTCACCGTGGAGTTTAGACCGGAGAAGTGGCGGTGTTTCTGTATTGCCGCCGTTCCAAGCGCAAGGTGGAGGAGACTGGTTTAAGGGTACGGCTGATGCTATCTATCAAAATATAAATTTTATCGAACAATACACTCCAAACTATGTCCTTATTTTATCTGGAGACCATATTTACAAAATGAATTATGCGAAAATGTTAAAACATCATAAAGAAACTAATGCTGACGTCACTGTTTCGGTTATTGAAGTACCGTGGGAGGAAGCAAGTCGTTTTGGCATTTTAAATACGGATGAAGATTTGCGTATTCATACGTTTGATGAAAAACCTAAAAATCCAAAAAGTAACTTAGCTTCAATGGGGATTTATATTTTTAATTGGGAACTATTAAAAAGCTACTTAAATGAAGATGCAGTGAACAGCACATCAAGTCATGACTTCGGAAAGAATGTGTTGCCAGAAATGCTGAAAGATGAAAAACGTCTTTTTGCCTATCAATTCCAGGACTATTGGAAAGATGTTGGAACGATTGAGAGTCTCTGGGAAGCAAATATGGATTTGTTAGCTGAAGTGCCTCAGTTTAACTTAAATGACTCAGACTGGCGGATCTATTCAGTGAATCCAAACCAACCACCTCAATTTATCTCGAGGGAGGCAACAGTAAGTCAAGCCCTTATAAATGAAGGCTGCGTGGTTGAAGGGAATGTTGATCACTCGATTTTATTTTATGGAGTGCATGTAGGTAAAAACAGTGTAGTAAAGGATTCTGTTATTATGCCAAATGTGAAAATTGGCAAAAATGTCGTTATTGAGAAAGCGATTATTAGTGAAAATACGGTTATTGAAGATGGTGCGATCATTCGCGCCGGTGCAGATCAGGAAAGTAAGATCGTCTTAATTGGTGAAAGTAGCCATATAACAGCAAACGAATCTGTCAGTACTGAAATCTAA